TGTTGGTAGATCTTGGATCTAGAGGATAGAGCGGAGGATGTTTGTGTTCAGATGCATTTGTAGAATGGGCCAGATTCGGCGATTCATGTTGGCCATTCGGGTCTTgtttttggtatttttggtttttgttttgtttGTGGCCCCGTTGATGTTTATGCACTATAGGTACTGGCTCTTGGTGGTCATCTGGGTCGCCCTCCTCCTCGTCATCAAAGAGGTGAGGGTTAATGACCTTGTCGGTGGCGTCGTGTATCAAGGTGGCGTATTCAGACTCATCTTGCGCCACGCCATCCTtaatcatttttttcatcaattcgCTCTCTTCCTTTTGGGCGTgggatgatgatgaagaaggtgCAGACAGATCGGCATGATCGAAGGGCGAGATACTCTTGTCTATACTTACGCGATGTACTGTGTTCAAAGTATTGCTCAATCCATCGAAGTATATTTCGTTCACGTTCAAATTCTTGCTGGGGTCCAAGTTCTTCTGCTTTAGATTTTGCAAGCTGCTCATCCCCTCTTCGTCCTGTTCTACTTCGGACAATATTTCACCACACTTTAACGCTGCCCCATCTTGCGATGTATATTCCTTAGAGTGGGCGATTCTGCTATGGTTCAAAAATCCCTGTGCCGACGAAAAATTGCTTCTGTTGCAATCGGGACAAGTGAGCTTTACAATCACCCCGTCGGTTCTTCTGTAAAGACATCCCAAACTGGCGGACGGCTTGCTTATTGATGTACTGGGCCttaatgatgatgttgTAGATCGTGTTCTGTATGAATATTTGGGTTCTCCCGCATACCCTTCTTCCAGTATTGACGCCTTTGGGATATGTGAACCATCCGGTATACCAGaaagatttgaataattagCTGATAATGATCTATTGAGCAAGTTGTAGTACTTTACTGTGAAGTCATTGGGTTCATTCTCCAAACTGACCAGCGATG
This is a stretch of genomic DNA from Debaryomyces hansenii CBS767 chromosome G complete sequence. It encodes these proteins:
- a CDS encoding DEHA2G04532p (similar to CA5998|IPF670 Candida albicans) — translated: MSDMSPTSIPTPEPHIDVFDIPRREMEETGQVAPQEQRVQEPIEHNNDEETSQETMAVDREMLIKRLQDTPIEKLRDIITNQIDLEIRLKHKELTLTKEEIGKCESQMITLRKFFEVPSSVSLENEPNDFTVKYYNLLNRSLSANYSNLSGIPDGSHIPKASISEEGYAGEPKYSYRTRSTTSSLRPSTSISKPSASLGCLYRRTDGVIVKLTCPDCNRSNFSSAQGFLNHSRIAHSKEYTSQDGAALKCGEILSEVEQDEEGMSSLQNLKQKNLDPSKNLNVNEIYFDGLSNTLNTVHRVSIDKSISPFDHADSSAPSSSSSHAQKEESELMKKMIKDGVAQDESEYATLIHDATDKVINPHLFDDEEEGDPDDHQEPVPIVHKHQRGHKQNKNQKYQKQDPNGQHESPNSAHSTNASEHKHPPLYPLDPRSTNKRRKSRGGVGVSVGVPSDPTEDPSEVPTEQPLPKIKLKLRNISHDKSKDSKRRSK